TAATTTTTTTTATTTTCTCCTGCACAAACCAAGAAAAAAAATTCCGATATTTTTTCTGCAAATGCTGTTTTTTCCAATCTTGGGAAGTAATTATGCCCCGACAATTTCTCCTGCCACAGCGGCACCTAAAACGGTACCGTAAACCAGCATCGGTCATGGCATAGTCGTAAGTGATCTCTTCCCCTGGTTTTATCTCCTTCATGGCCATCATGATTAAATGCCCTTTTATCCCCGCATTTGGTTCACAACTGTGATTGAAGTAATCATCGTCTTCGAGTACCCTCCCCTTGCGGTCAGAAACAAGATAAAAACCGTCAGCAATCTGTGTGGCATAGTGATAAATATCTCTAAAATTCTTTTTAGAAAGCCCCGCCAGTTCTTCTTCGGTAACAATATCCCCTCCCCAGACAGCAATTATCTCTCCCTCTTTAATTAACTCCTTAGCAAATACACCTTTTCCTGAGATGCCTGACTTACGAACCTCTGCTTTTCTGGTAATGTAAGAATGGCGCAACATAAATTTAGACCTCTTTTCTCTTTAAGATAATCCCTATTTTTTCTATCTCTTCTAAAATCTGTTTGAATATCTGCTGATTTTCTCCCAATCTTTCCATAAACAAGAGCCCACAAGGTGAAAACTTATTCAAGAACAAAACCTTTAACAAAGCTACGGGAACTATCGCGGTAATCTTCTGCATGGAGTTAATTTTCTCCTCTTTTTTACTAAAAGAACGCATTATCCAAGAGATAATTTTTCTATCTCCCTTCAAAAAATCAATGAAAGCAAGGGTATAATTATCGCTTTTAACTCCTTCTAAAATTTGCCTGGTGTATTCAAAATGCATCTTGTGAAAAAAATTATAATTTTCTAAAAAATTAAAAAAAACCATAAAACCTTGGGGTCTAATTACCCGAAAATGAAAATTGATAAATCTCTTCTCCTTAAACAAATTCTCAAAACCGCTTACCGAGAAGTATGTTTCTGTTTCTATCCCTAAGATTTTTTCCTTTTTGTATCCGGCGAATGGAGAAAGTTTCCTTTTTTTGCCAGAGATTATCTGCCAAGAAGAGAGCCTATGCTCCTGAACTAAATCCTCTAAACACCACAAAAAAGGAAAAAATAATTTCTTTCGGGAAAGTGAACCCGCCTTTATAAGCACCCCATCAATTTTTTGGTTAAAAAGGATTTCTCTGCCAATAACAAAATTTACCAAACCAGGACAAAAGCCGCATCCGGGGATAACCAAAATTTTTGCTTTT
This genomic window from Candidatus Omnitrophota bacterium contains:
- a CDS encoding SET domain-containing protein, producing the protein MLRHSYITRKAEVRKSGISGKGVFAKELIKEGEIIAVWGGDIVTEEELAGLSKKNFRDIYHYATQIADGFYLVSDRKGRVLEDDDYFNHSCEPNAGIKGHLIMMAMKEIKPGEEITYDYAMTDAGLRYRFRCRCGRRNCRGIITSQDWKKQHLQKKYRNFFSWFVQEKIKKIRRR